The DNA segment TACGAAGCCGAACTCGTGGTTGTTATTGGCAAGCGGGCATTTCAGGTCACGCCGGATGAAGCCATGGACTACGTTGCCGGTTATACCGTGTGTAACGATTACGCTATTCGTGATTATTTAGAAAACTACTACCGCCCTAACCTGCGCGTGAAAAGCCGCGACACACTAACGCCCATCGGGCCTTGGATCGTTGATAAAGCAGACATCCCCGATCCGCATAATTTAACGCTCAGCACCTATGTTAACGGCGAGCTACGCCAGCGCGGCACCACCGCCGACCTCGTTTTCGATATCCCATTCCTAATCGCTTATTTAAGTGAATTTATGACGCTACAACCGGGCGACATGATCGCCACCGGCACGCCAAAAGGTCTGTCTGATGTAGTGCCAGGCGATGAAGTTATCGTGGAGGTTGAAGGCGTTGGGCGCCTGATTAACCGCATTATTAGCCAAGCCGAATATGAGGAGAGCCTGCGATGAAAAAAATAAACCATTGGATCAACGGTAAAAACGTTGCCAGCAAACAGTATTTTGAAACCACGAATCCGGCTAATGGCGAAGTATTAGCGGAAGTGGCCTCTGGCAGCGAAGAAGAGATCAATCTCGCCGTGGCAGCCGCGAAAGAGGCGTTCCCTAAATGGGCCAATCTACCAATGAAAGAGCGGGCGCGTTTAATGCGTCGTTTAGGTGAATTGATTGACGAAAACGTCCCAGAAATTGCTGCCATGGAAACCGCGGATACGGGTCTGCCGATTCATCAAACTAAAAATGTGCTGATCCCGCGTGCTTCGCACAATTTTGAGTTTTTTTCTGAAATCTGTCAGCAGATGAACGGCAAAACCTATCCCGTCGACGACAAAATGCTCAACTACACCCTCGTTCAGCCCGTCGGTGTTTGCGCGCTCGTTTCGCCGTGGAACGTCCCGTTTATGACCGCAACATGGAAAGTCGCACCCTGCTTAGCACTTGGCAATACTGCGGTGTTGAAAATGTCTGAACTTTCCCCCCTGACCGCCGATCGCCTAGGCGAATTAGCGCTTGAGGCTGGAATTCCTGCGGGCGTGCTTAACGTCGTTCAAGGATATGGCGCCACGGCGGGTGATGCGTTGGTTCGCCATCACGACGTACGCGCTATCTCTTTCACCGGTGGTACTGCGACCGGCCGCAACATCATGAAAAATGCAGGCCTGAAAAAATACTCCATGGAGCTAGGCGGCAAATCACCTGTGCTGATTTTTGAAGATGCCGACATCGAACGCGCCTTAGATGCGGCTTTATTCACCATCTTCTCCATTAACGGCGAACGCTGTACCGCAGGCTCACGCATTTTCATTCAGCAGAGCATCTATCCCGAGTTTGTTAAACGCTTTGCCGAACGCGCTAACCGCCTACGCGTTGGCGATCCACAAGATCCCAATACCCAGGTTGGCGCGCTCATCAGCCGCCAGCATTGGGAAAAAGTATCCGGCTATATCCGCTTAGGCATTGAAGAAGGCGCCACGCTGCTTGCTGGCGGCCCAGATAAACCGAGCGATCTACCCGCCTCGCTTAAAAACGGCAATTTCTTACGCCCAACCGTATTGGCTGATGTTGATAACCGCATGCGCGTGGCACAGGAAGAAATATTTGGCCCCGTTGCCTGCCTGATGCCCTTCAAAGATGAAGCCGAAGGGCTGCGCTTGGCCAACGACGTGGAGTACGGATTGGCCTCCTACATCTGGACGCAGGACGTTAGCAAAGTACTGCGACTGGCGCGCAGCATCGAAGCGGGCATGGTGTTTGTTAACACGCAGAACGTACGCGATCTTCGCCAACCTTTCGGCGGCGTCAAAGCCTCTGGGACCGGACGCGAAGGTGGGGAATACAGCTTTGAAGTCTTTGCTGAAATGAAGAACGTCTGTATCTCAATGGGCGATCACCCCATCCCTAAATGGGGCGTATAGCACCACTTCCCCAGCGCTCACGCTGGGGCCTCCGCAATGTATTAAAACGAGAAGCGAGGAAATATGGGAAAGTTAGCCTTAGCCGCCAAAATTACACATGTTCCATCCATGTATCTGTCTGAGTTACCAGGTAAAAACCATGGTTGTCGTCAAGCCGCCATTGATGGTCATAAAGAGATTGGCAAGCGCTGTCGTGAAATGGGCGTAGACACCATTATCGTGTTCGACACTCACTGGTTAGTGAACAGCGCCTACCACATTAACTGCGCAGATCATTTTGCCGGTACTTACACCAGCCATGAACTGCCGCATTTCATTCGTGATATGACCTATGAATACAACGGCAATCCCGAACTAGGGCAGCTTATCGCCAAAGAAGCCTGCGCTATGGGCGTTCGCGCTCAGGCTCACAACATTCCTAGCCTAACGCTCGAATACGGCACGCTGGTTCCGATGCGTTATATGAACAGCGACCAACACTTCAAGGTGATCTCTATTTCGGCGTTTTGTACCGTCCACGCTTTTGAAGACAGCCGGAAGCTGGGAGAAGCCATTCTAAAAGCAATCGAACAATACGATGGCACCGTGGCGGTTCTCGCCAGCGGTTCACTTTCCCATCGCTTCATTGACGATCAGCGCGCCGAGCAAGGCATGAACAGCTACACCCGCGAGTTCGATCACCAAATGGATGAACGCGTGGTCAAGCTGTGGCGTGAAGGAAAATTCAAAGAGTTCTGCGACATGCTGCCGGAATACGCCGACTACTGCTACGGCGAGGGCAACATGCACGACACCGTCATGCTGCTCGGCATGCTCGGTTGGGACAAATACGACGGCAAAGTGGAGTTTATTACCGATCTTTTTGCCAGTTCAGGAACCGGGCAGGTCAACGCCGTTTTCCCTCTACCAGAACACGCATGAGGTCACGCCATGCCACATTTCTACGCTGAATGTACCGACAATATCCGTGAACAGGCTGACCTCCCCGCGTTATTTGCCAAGGTTAACGCCGCACTTGCCGCCACCGGTATTTTCCCTATCGGCGGGATCCGCAGCCGCGCCATCTGGTTAGACACATGGCAAATGGCGGATGGAAAACACGACTATGCCTTCGTGCACATGACGCTAAAGATTGGCTCAGGGCGCAGTTTAGAAAGCCGCCAACAGGTTGGTGAAATGCTGTTTGAGCTCATCCAAACGCACTTCGCCGCGCTGATGGAAAGCCGCTATCTGGCGCTCTCTTTCGAAATTGAAGAGCTCCACCCGCAGCTTAATTACAAACAAAACAACGTGCATGCCCTGTTCAAGTCTTAGCTAAACACCTCCCCTCTCTCATTCGACGAGAGGGGAAACATCAGCGGCCAACATCATAAAAATAACAAGGATCCATTATGGCATCGCCTTTCACCACACTCGCACCGCGTGAGCTGCTTCGTCATCAGGCTTACATTAATGGCCACTGGCAAAGCGCCACTGATGGCCGCACTTTTGCGGTCACTAATCCGGCAAACGGCGAGACCATTGCCGAAGTCAGCGATCTATCCGCGCATGAAACTGAAGCCGCCATTCGCGCAGCCGCCGACGCACTGCCAGCATGGCGTAAGCAAACGGTAAAACAACGCAGCCAAACGCTGCAACGCTGGTTCCAGTTGATTATGCTAAACCAGGCCGAACTAGCTGAATTGCTTAGCTTAGAGCAGGGCAAACCTCAGTCCGAGGCAATGGGTGAAATTGCCTACGGTGCCAGCTTTATCGAGTGGTTTGCCGAAGAGGGAAAACGCGTTTATGGCGAAACCATTCCTTCTCCTTTACCCGGTCGGCGCATCAGCACCATCAAGCAGCCCGTTGGCGTGGTTGCCGCTATCACGCCATGGAATTTCCCCAACGCGATGATCACCCGCAAAGTTGCACCTGCACTTGCCGCTGGCTGCACCGTGGTATTAAAACCCGCGCCAGAAACACCGCTATCGGCGCTGGCTCTTGCCGCTCTGGCACACGAAGCAGGGATCCCTGCCGGTGTGTTTAACATCGTTACCGGCACCGATGCGGCGGCGATTGGTCAGGTATTAACGCAAAGCTCAATCGTACGGAAGCTCTCATTTACCGGCTCTACGCGCATTGGCAAGCTACTGATGCAACAAAGCGCCGCCACGGTGAAAAAGCTCTCGCTAGAGCTCGGTGGCAACGCGCCGTTCATCGTTTTTGACGACGCAGACCTTGATGCGGCAGTCCAAGGTGCTTTAGCGGCGAAGTTTCGCAACAGCGGGCAAACCTGTGTGTGTGCCAACCGCATTCTGGTGCAAGACGGCATCTACGATGAATTTGCTCAGCGTTTGACTCGCGCCGTTAGCGAACTGCGCGTTGGCCCTGCGATTGAACCATCCTCCCAACAAGGTCCCTTAATTAATCAAGCGGCGATTGAAAAGGTACAGGCGCACATCAGCGACGCCGTTTCACACGGCGCACACATTCTTACCGGCGGGGAACAACACGCGCTGGGCGGCCTCTTTTTCCAGCCCACCGTTATCAGCCATGTCACTGAATCCATGCGCATTGCGCATGAAGAAACCTTCGGGCCTGTCGCTCCCCTCTTCCGTTTTCGCGATGAAGCAGAAGCTATTCGCTTAGCGAATCAAACTGAATCAGGCCTCGCCGCCTACTTCTATTCACGCGACATCGGGCGTATTTATCGCGTTGCCGAAGCGCTGGAAAGCGGAATGGTTGGCATCAATGAAGGGCTGATTTCAAACGAAGTCGCGCCGTTTGGCGGGATTAAACAATCGGGTTTGGGGCGCGAAGGTTCGTGCTACGGAATCGAAGATTATCTGGAAGTGAAATATCTCTGCTTTGGCGGAATTGAGAACAACTGAGGTGCCTATGACGGCAAATAACGCAATGTTAACGAAAGAAACAATAAGCCAGATCGCCCACCGCTTACATCAGGCCGAGCAAAGCCGTGAGCAGATCCGCCAGATATCGCTCGATCACCCACAGATCACCATTGAGGACGCCTATGCGATCCAGCGTCAATGGGTCGATCTCAAAATCAACGAGGGCCGCGTACTCAAAGGCCATAAGATTGGTTTGACGTCAAAAGCCATGCAGGCCAGCTCGCAGATCAGCGAGCCCGATTACGGCGCTCTGCTTGATGACATGTTTTTTCAAGACGGCAGCGATATTCCCATCGATAAATTTATCGTGCCGCGCATTGAGGTCGAGCTAGCCTTCGTTCTGGCGAAGCCACTACGTGGGCCAAACTGCACGCTGTTTGACGTGTATAACGCGACGGATTACGTGATCCCAGCCCTTGAGCTCATTGACGCGCGTTGCCACAACATCGATCCAGATAGCCAACGTCCACGCAAAGTGTTCGACACCATTTCCGATAACGCCGCCAATGCGGGCGTGATTTTAGGTGGTCGCCCCATCAAACCCGATGCATTAGATCTGCGTTGGATCAGCGCTCTGATGTATCGCAACGGCGTCATTGAAGAATCCGGCGTTGCCGCCGCCGTGCTCAATCATCCGGCCAACGGCGTCGCCTGGTTGGCCAATAAGCTTGCCGCTCACGATGTGCAACTTGAAGCCGGACAAATCATTCTCGGTGGCTCATTTACTCGTCCAGTCCCTGCCCGACGCGGCGACACCTTCCACGTGGATTACGGCAATATGGGCTGTATTAGCTGCCGCTTTGTATAAGGAAAACCTCATGCCCTCGACCCTACATAACAGCTTTAAGCAGGCCCTCAAAGAAGGGCGTCCACAGATTGGTTTATGGCTTGGTCTGTGCAGCAGCTACAGCGCAGAGCTGCTAGCCGGTGCCGGTTTTGACTGGCTTCTGATCGACGGCGAGCACGCGCCTAATAACATACAAACCGTGCTTACCCAGCTACAGGCTATTGCGCCTTATCCTAGCCAGCCCGTGGTACGTCCTTCATGGAATGACGCGGTACAAATTAAACAGCTACTCGACATCGGCGCACAAACCTTGCTAATCCCGATGGTACAGAATTCCGACGAAGCACTGGCAGCGGTACGCGCCACACGCTATCCGCCGCAGGGGATCCGCGGCGTTGGCAGCGCGCTCGCTCGCGCATCACGTTGGAATCGTATTCCAAACTATCTACAGCAGGCGAATGAACAGATGTGTGTTTTGGTGCAAATCGAAACCCGCGAAGCCCTACGCAATCTGCCCCATATTCTGGATATTGAAGGCATCGACGGCGTATTTATCGGCCCTGCCGATCTGAGCGCCGATATGGGATATGCGGGAAATCCTCAACACCCAGAGGTCAAAAGCGCCATTGAAAACGCGATTTTGCAGATTAAAGCCGCGGGCAAAGCGCCGGGGATCTTAATGGCATCGCCAGAGGTTGCCGAGCACTATCTCCAGCTCGGCGCATTGTTTGTTGCCGTCGGCGTTGATACCACCTTACTGGCACGCGCGGCTGAAAATTTGGCGGCACGTTTTGGCAAGGGCAACGAGCCACCGACCACCGCGGGCGTTTACTGAGTTCATTCTGAGGGGAAAGGCAAATGAGCGATTCAACATCAGCGGTATCAAACGAGGTCGAGCCAGCCCATCGGCATAAAAACCTTACAGAACAGCAGCAGCGGGTTATCAACAAACTCTTCCGCCGTCTGATCGTGTTTTTATTCGTACTGTTTGTATTTTCATTTCTCGATCGTATCAATATCGGTTTTGCCGGTTTAACGATGGGAAAAGATCTCGGCCTTAGCTCCACTATGTTTGGGCTCGCGACCACGCTGTTCTATGCCACCTATGTGATTTTCGGCATCCCCAGCAATATTATGCTGGGCATCGTCGGCGCACGTCGTTGGATCGCAACGATCATGGTGCTGTGGGGGCTGGCCTCAACGGCAACCATGTTCGCCACCGGGCCGCACAGTTTATATGTGCTGCGCATGATCGTAGGTATTACCGAAGCGGGCTTCCTGCCGGGTATCTTGGTTTATCTCACCTACTGGTTCCCAGCCTATTTCCGTGCCAGAGCCAATGCGCTGTTTATGATAGCTATGCCCGTTACCACCGCGCTCGGCTCGCTGGTTTCCGGCTATATTTTATCGCTCGACGGCATTTTGAGCCTCAAAGGCTGGCAATGGCTATTTCTGCTGGAGGGTTTCCCATCGGTGCTATTAGGCATCATCGTTTGGTACTACCTTGACGATAAGCCATCGAAAGCCAAATGGTTAACTCAGGAAGATAAAGACTGCCTGCAAGAGATGATGGACAGCGACAATTTGCAGCTGGTACAGCCTGAAGGCGCGCTTAGCCACAATGCCTTACAGCGGCCAAGCATGTGGCGTGAAATTTTCACTCCCATCGTGCTGATGTACACGCTGGCCTATTTCTGCCTCACGAATACGCTGAGCGCCATTAGTATCTGGACGCCCCAAATCATGCAGAGTTTTAACCAATCGAGCAGCAATATCACGATCGGTTTACTCGCTGCTATTCCGCAGTTTTGCACCATCGCGGGAATGATTTGGTGGAGCAAACACTCCGACCGCATGCAGGAACGTAAACACCATACTGCGCTGCCGTTTCTGTTTGCTGCCGTCGGTTGGCTACTGGCTTCCGCAACCGATCACAACATGATCCAGCTGTTGGGGATCATCATGGCCTCCACAGGCTCATTTAGCGCAATGGCGATCTTCTGGACAACGCCCGATCAGTCGATCAGCCTGCGAGCCAGAGCGGTTGGGATCGCGGTAATCAATGCCACCGGCAACATTGGTTCAGCGGTAAGCCCGCTGCTGATTGGCTGGCTTAAAGATCAAACCGGAAACTTCAATTCGGGGCTCTACTTTGTCGCAGGACTGCTGATCGTGGGCGCGATCATTATCTGGTTGATCCCGATGAAAGGCTCACGACCACGTGCAACGCCGTAGGATGTAAAGCTTTCACCCAAACTCCCCCTCTCCGTTCTGAACCAGAGGGAGAGGTTGGCCGAGACACGTGATTAAAATAAGTCTTCGTTATGCTCCCTCCCCTGCAAAGGGGAGGGCTGGGGTGGGGTTCTAGAGGTTAGCGTCACCGCAATCAAGGAATAGCCATGAGCCAAATAACCAATATCGACATCAGCAAAGACTACGACGAAACGCAAGGCTCTGATGATGTACATTACCAGTCATTCGCCCGCATGGCGGCATTCTTTGGGCGGGATATGAAGCCACACCGCCATGATAGTTTTTTCCAAATGCACTTTCTGAATACCGGCCAAATTGAGCTACAGCTCGACGACCACCGCTATTCGGTGCAGGCACCGCTGTTTGTTCTCACGCCGCCCTCGGTGCCACACGCATTTTTCACCGAACCAGACAGCGACGGCCATGTGCTCACCGTTCGCCAAGAGCTGATTTGGCCGCTGCTGGAGGTGCTTTATCCCGGCAAACGTGATGCTTTCGATCTGCCAGGTATTTGCCTATCACTGGCCGATAAGCCTCACGAATTAGCGGCGTTAGACCACTATTGGGCACTGATTGCCCGCGAGTCCACCAGCGAGCTAGGAGGACGCGAACATACGTTGGTACTTTTGGCGCAGGCGGTTTTCACCCTACTGCTACGAAATGTTCCGCTCGATGAACAATCCTCCAGCGGAATGCGTGGAGAAATGCGCGTTTTCCAGCGTCTTAACCAGCTTATCGACGAAAATTTCCGTCTGCATTGGTCTGTGCCGGAATATGCTAATAAGCTCGGGATTACGGAATCGAGGCTGACAGACATCTGCCGACGCTTCGCCAACCGTCCTCCCAAACGGTTGATTTTCGACCGCCAGCTACGCGAGGCCAAACGCCTGCTGCTATTTAGCGACAGTGCCGTGAGTGAAATTGCTTATCAGCTTGGATTTAAAGATCCCGCTTATTTTGCCCGTTTTTTTAATCGGTTAGTTGGCTGTTCACCCAGCGCCTACCGCGCTGAACAGATCGCCGTTTCACACTGAGCCAGCACAAAATTCGTGCTGGATCACATTCTTCCAACAAACCGCCACTCCCGCCTGAAAAGTACCAGTGATTACCTCAAAAGTATCTTCCCGAAACTCGGTTTAAACGCTTCAATTAAGAAACAAAAACAAAACAATAAATTAACAAACAGCCAGTGAACGCCTTTCAGAAGGTCGTTCTTGGATTCTGACCCTACTGTGAGGTAAACATGAAACCTGAAGATTTCCGTGCCGACGCCAAACGCCCGTTAACCGGTGAAGAGTACCTAAAAAGCCTGCAAGATGGCCGTGAGATCTACATCTACGGCGAGCGAGTCAAAGATGTCACCACACACCCCGCATTTCGCAACGCGGCGGCGTCGGTAGGACAACTTTATGACGCACTGCACAAGCCTGAGATGCAGGACAAACTGTGCTGGGGAACCGATACCGGCAGCGGCGGCTATACCCATAAATTCTTCCGCTTTGCGAAAAGCAGCGATGATTTACGCCAGCAGCGCGATGCTATCGCCGAATGGTCACGATTAAGCTACGGCTGGATGGGGCGTACTCCTGATTACAAGGCCGCATTTGGCAGCGCATTAGGCGCAAATCCCGCATTTTATGGGCAGTTTGAAGCCAATGCCCGTCACTGGTATCAGCGTATTCAGGAAACCGGGCTCTATTTCAACCATGCCATCGTCAACCCGCCTATCGATCGCCATAAGCCCGCTGACGAAGTGAAAGACGTCTACATCAAACTCGAAAAAGAAACGGATGCCGGCATTATCGTCAGCGGTGCCAAAGTGGTGGCAACCAACTCAGCGCTCACTCACTACAACATGATCGGTTTTGGTTCTGCTCAGGTCATGGGTGAAAACCCGGATTTTGCGCTGATGTTTGTCGCGCCGATGCACGCCGACGGCGTCAAACTCATTTCACGCGCCTCTTACGAAATGGTCGCAGGCGCAACCGGCTCTCCTTACGACTATCCGCTCTCTAGCCGCTTCGACGAAAACGATGCGATTCTGGTAATGGATAAAGTCCTGATCCCGTGGGAGAACGTGCTGATCTATCGTGACTTCGACCGCTGTCGCCGCTGGACAATGGAAGGTGGCTTTGCGCGCATGTATCCCCTTCAAGCCTGTGTGCGCTTGGCGGTTAAACTCGACTTCATCACCGCGTTGTTGAAAAAGAGTCTGGAATGTACCGGAACTTCTGAGTTCCGCGGCGTACAGGCCGATCTCGGCGAAGTTGTCGCGTGGCGAAATATGTTTTGGGCGCTGAGCGATTCGATGTGTTCGGAAGCCACGCCGTGGGTGAACGGTGCTTATTTACCCGATCACGCCGCGCTACAAACCTACCGCGTCATGGCCCCAATGGCCTATGCCAAAATCAAAAACATTATCGAGCGCAACGTCACCAGCGGCCTGATTTATCTGCCGTCCAGCGCGCGCGATCTGAATAATCCAGAGATAGATAAATACCTCGCCCGCTATGTACGCGGCTCAAACGGCATGGATCACGTTGAACGCATCAAGATTTTAAAACTGATGTGGGACGCCATCGGCAGTGAGTTCGGCGGTCGTCATGAGCTTTATGAAATCAACTACTCAGGCAGCCAAGATGAAATCCGTCTGCAATGTCTGCGTCAGGCACAAACCTCCGGCAATATGGATCGCATGATGGCTATGGTTGATCGCTGTCTGTCGGAATATGACCAGCACGGTTGGACCGTTCCACACCTGCACAATAACAACGATATTAATATGTTAGACAAGCTGCTGAAATAATCAGTAGCGGGAGGCCAGTATGTCTTTAGAAAATGAACACCGTCTACGTTTTCGCGATGCCATGTCCAGCCTATCGGCAGCGGTCAACATCGTGACCACCGATGGCCCTGCGGGTCGCTGTGGGATAACCGCCACCGCCGTCTGCTCGGTAACGGATACACCGCCGTCGCTGATGGTATGCATCAACAGTAACAGCGCGATGAACCCTGTTTTTCAGGAGAACGGCAAACTCTGCGTCAACGTGCTTAGCCATGAGCAAGAACTGATGGCGCGACATTTTGCGGGGATGACGGGCACCAGCATGGAAGAACGCTTTAGCTGGGATATCTGGACCAAAGGCATTCTCGGTCAACCGATGCTGCGCGGAACCCTAGCCAGTCTCGAAGGTGAAATTGAACAGGTACAAACTATCGGTACACATCTGGTGTATTTGGTGCAGATCAAACAGATTACGCTGAGTGAAGCAGGACACGGACTGATTTACTTCAAGCGCCATTTTCATCCGGTGATGCTCGAAGCCGTTGCAGTATAAACTCACCCTAGGCTAATCACATATTGGGCCAAGCAACATCACGTTTGCTTGGCCTTTTTTGGCCGGTTATTTAGCCGTTTTATTCCCCCACTTCGGCTTGGTCGACAGCCAACAAATAATAGCGCCCGCTGTGACGGCGCAAACGCCTAGCCAGAACGTGGGCGGCAACAAAGAAGATAAAATTAGCGAGGCAAATAACGCGGAAAGGATAGGCGTGAAATAAGAGAGCGTCGCTAACAGATTAATATCCCCGCGAATCATACCGATATTCCACGCGGCATAACCAAAGCCCATCGCAGCACCGGCCATAGCGATATAAAACGCGCTGTGCAAAGAGAGAGTAAAACTCTCAGCTCCGCCTAATAACCATTTAATCCACAAACAGACGGCGGTGAGCGCGAAGAACAGCGCCGCTGCATTTTGTCCATTGGCATATTTATTCGTCACAACGCAATACACCGCCCACAGGATCGCGCCAACAAAGGCCAATACATAACTAACCGGATGAGCAACGATATTCTCAGCCATCCCAGAAAGTGAGGCTAATGAACCGCCGCTTATCACCACTGTTACGCCTAATAAAGACAGCAACACACCCAGTAGTAAACTGATTTTTAGCCGGCCACCGCTACACAAAAAAGAGAGCAGCACGGTAAAACTCGGCCATAAATAGTTAATCACGGAAACTTCAATCGACTGAGCTCGCGTGGTGGCATAACCCAGCGCCAAAGAGAGGCAGACTTCATAGCTGGCAAACAAAGCGCCCCCAGCTAACAAATAAACCGGTTTAAAGGCGCGCAGTTTGGGAGAACCCAACAGAATGAAAAGAAATATAGAACCCGCCGTATAGATCAACGCGGCACCTGCTACTGGCCCAACGCCTTCGCTAACGTTACGAATCAAGCCAACGATGGTGCTCCAAAGCAAGATGGCCAAGATGCCACAAGCGTTTGCTTTCGTTCTGCTACTGCTATCCATACTGCCTCGCAGTGAATAAAAGAGAGAGAAAAATTTATCCCAAAAAGATAGCGCTGATTGGGCAGCTCACGTTAAGCATTCTCACGTATTCAGATAGATAAATCCAACAACATCAGCATGGATATTATCTAAATAGCCATAAACAGTGGTGTAGTGGCACACATAAAATCAGCCGATTTATCGTCTAGCCTCAGGAAAAAAAGTATTAAGCACAATATGTTAAATTGAAAATTTATTTTCACCCAAAGAGAAAGCCACAAAAAGACAATATCCACACAATTTATATGACTTAGAAAAATAGATTTATGATCCAAAAGCATTAATTAACCTAAATTTATTCTTAATTCTAAAAATAATTACCCACCTAACTAAATGAGAATGATAATGAGTATCATTTGATCTAAATCTTTGCTAGCATCCTGTCCGCAATAAATGCAGTTCAATCCAATGAAAAAAATAAAACGGAGGCTCCGCATGGCATTAGCGGAAAACTTTTTGGCACAGTTCACCCTTTTTAACGGCAAGTTCAGCAGGATGCTAAAACAATCTCTGGCGCTATTCCTCAGCTTTGGTATAGCCGGATACGCAGGCGCAGACCCCCTTATTAGCGAGCAGGGAAGCAGCATTCAAAACGTTTCTACCGGTGGAATTTCATCGCTGGATCTTTCTATTTTCGGCATGTATCAGCAGGCTGATATTGTGGTGAAAAGCGTGATGATTGGATTAATCGTTATATCCGTTATCACATGGACCATCTTATTTGCCAAAAGTATTGCGCTACTGCGGGCTAAACAACAATTACGGCGCGAATATCGTTTACTGTTTCCATCTAATTCTTTATCCACGGCCTGTGAATTATCGCAGTCCTTCGCCGAGAACAGCATAAGCGCAGCCCTATTACGCGATGCTCAGGATGAAAAACAGCTTTCAACACACGCCTCCGATCTCAACGGTATTAAAGACCGAACCAATTTCCGCCTCGATCGTCGCGTTGCGGCCTATGGTCGCCAGCTTGCCAAAGGCAACGGCTATCTCGCCACCATTGGTGCCGTTGCACCGTTTATCGGCTTATTCGGTACCGTTTGGGGCATCATGAATAGCTTTATCGGCATTGCACATTCGCAAACGACCAATCTGGCCGTCGTTGCGCCGGGCATCGCCGAAGCATTACTCGCTACCGCCATGGGGCTGATTGCCGCGATCCCTGCCGTGGTGATTTACAACCTGTTCAGCCGCATGATTAACGAACATCGCGCACAGGTGGGAGATGCAGCCGCGCAAATTCTGTTGCTGCTGAGCCGCGATCTAGACCTTAACGCGCCCCAAAAGCAGGTGGGATAGCGGTATGGCACTGCACATTCATGATTATTCCGCTGGCGAATCCGCCGAAAGCCGTGAGATTCACGACATCAACGTCACGCCTTTTATCGACGTCATGCTGGTCTTGCTGATTATTTTTATGGTCGCCGCGCCACTGGCAACCGTCGATATTCGCGTGAACTTACCGGCATCCTCGGCCCAGCCGCAGCCACGCCCAGATAAGCCGGTCTATCTGACCATTAAAGCAGATAAACAGCTTTATCTCGGTGATGCGCTAACCACCAGCGATCGGCTCAGCGAGCAGCTCAATGAGCAAACCAAAGCAGACAAGGACACCACCATTTTTCTGCAAGCAGATAAAGCGGTGGACTACGCCACGCTAATGACGGTGATGGATACGCTACGCACGGCGGGTTATCTCAAGGTGGGATTAGTC comes from the Hafnia alvei genome and includes:
- the hpaB gene encoding 4-hydroxyphenylacetate 3-monooxygenase, oxygenase component; the encoded protein is MKPEDFRADAKRPLTGEEYLKSLQDGREIYIYGERVKDVTTHPAFRNAAASVGQLYDALHKPEMQDKLCWGTDTGSGGYTHKFFRFAKSSDDLRQQRDAIAEWSRLSYGWMGRTPDYKAAFGSALGANPAFYGQFEANARHWYQRIQETGLYFNHAIVNPPIDRHKPADEVKDVYIKLEKETDAGIIVSGAKVVATNSALTHYNMIGFGSAQVMGENPDFALMFVAPMHADGVKLISRASYEMVAGATGSPYDYPLSSRFDENDAILVMDKVLIPWENVLIYRDFDRCRRWTMEGGFARMYPLQACVRLAVKLDFITALLKKSLECTGTSEFRGVQADLGEVVAWRNMFWALSDSMCSEATPWVNGAYLPDHAALQTYRVMAPMAYAKIKNIIERNVTSGLIYLPSSARDLNNPEIDKYLARYVRGSNGMDHVERIKILKLMWDAIGSEFGGRHELYEINYSGSQDEIRLQCLRQAQTSGNMDRMMAMVDRCLSEYDQHGWTVPHLHNNNDINMLDKLLK
- the hpaA gene encoding 4-hydroxyphenylacetate catabolism regulatory protein HpaA, whose amino-acid sequence is MSQITNIDISKDYDETQGSDDVHYQSFARMAAFFGRDMKPHRHDSFFQMHFLNTGQIELQLDDHRYSVQAPLFVLTPPSVPHAFFTEPDSDGHVLTVRQELIWPLLEVLYPGKRDAFDLPGICLSLADKPHELAALDHYWALIARESTSELGGREHTLVLLAQAVFTLLLRNVPLDEQSSSGMRGEMRVFQRLNQLIDENFRLHWSVPEYANKLGITESRLTDICRRFANRPPKRLIFDRQLREAKRLLLFSDSAVSEIAYQLGFKDPAYFARFFNRLVGCSPSAYRAEQIAVSH
- the hpaH gene encoding 2-oxo-hept-4-ene-1,7-dioate hydratase → MLTKETISQIAHRLHQAEQSREQIRQISLDHPQITIEDAYAIQRQWVDLKINEGRVLKGHKIGLTSKAMQASSQISEPDYGALLDDMFFQDGSDIPIDKFIVPRIEVELAFVLAKPLRGPNCTLFDVYNATDYVIPALELIDARCHNIDPDSQRPRKVFDTISDNAANAGVILGGRPIKPDALDLRWISALMYRNGVIEESGVAAAVLNHPANGVAWLANKLAAHDVQLEAGQIILGGSFTRPVPARRGDTFHVDYGNMGCISCRFV
- the hpaX gene encoding 4-hydroxyphenylacetate permease; protein product: MSDSTSAVSNEVEPAHRHKNLTEQQQRVINKLFRRLIVFLFVLFVFSFLDRINIGFAGLTMGKDLGLSSTMFGLATTLFYATYVIFGIPSNIMLGIVGARRWIATIMVLWGLASTATMFATGPHSLYVLRMIVGITEAGFLPGILVYLTYWFPAYFRARANALFMIAMPVTTALGSLVSGYILSLDGILSLKGWQWLFLLEGFPSVLLGIIVWYYLDDKPSKAKWLTQEDKDCLQEMMDSDNLQLVQPEGALSHNALQRPSMWREIFTPIVLMYTLAYFCLTNTLSAISIWTPQIMQSFNQSSSNITIGLLAAIPQFCTIAGMIWWSKHSDRMQERKHHTALPFLFAAVGWLLASATDHNMIQLLGIIMASTGSFSAMAIFWTTPDQSISLRARAVGIAVINATGNIGSAVSPLLIGWLKDQTGNFNSGLYFVAGLLIVGAIIIWLIPMKGSRPRATP
- the hpaI gene encoding 4-hydroxy-2-oxoheptanedioate aldolase — encoded protein: MPSTLHNSFKQALKEGRPQIGLWLGLCSSYSAELLAGAGFDWLLIDGEHAPNNIQTVLTQLQAIAPYPSQPVVRPSWNDAVQIKQLLDIGAQTLLIPMVQNSDEALAAVRATRYPPQGIRGVGSALARASRWNRIPNYLQQANEQMCVLVQIETREALRNLPHILDIEGIDGVFIGPADLSADMGYAGNPQHPEVKSAIENAILQIKAAGKAPGILMASPEVAEHYLQLGALFVAVGVDTTLLARAAENLAARFGKGNEPPTTAGVY